tctgttttttttgttccgtctattttcaaaaatagatatttaactttttttctttgtttccggTCTATTTTGAGCCGGAACGGTTTCTTGTACACTCTTGTTAAACATTTCAGAACATGTCATTCTTTTGAAAATACTAAATGAATAAACTACAAAGTAAGTAAACCCGCTAAAAGTGTTTCTGGTGGTCAATTAAATTCCCCGGTCACACATTTTTGGTACCAGGAGTGGGGTAGTTtattcagtttgatttgtttGTGATGAGCGACGTGTTTTGTCGGGCAATACGGCAGTGGTGAATAATTTTGCAGAGGCAGTGGACGTCCAGAGCGTGGAGGATTGCGGTTGTGGACGTGGTGATCGACGTTGGATTGATCGGGTTTACGGGGTGCCAGGTGTGACGACTGCTCAGAAGACTGGTCCAGGTTGACGTGATTCCTTCTGTCAAGTGTGCAGCGTAGCTTCCAGGATTTAACGGATCCATCCAAGAACTGTGTATCAGTGCGAGGGCGTCTGAGGTATTGGAAAGGACTGGGAAGTTTGGACGAGTTTTACACCAAGGACATTTATATTTGACTGAGTTGTTCATcctgagttatttttattttattttgacctgCTTGTGTAAGAAATGTCAGACACTGACGAACTGCCTGCAGGGGGGGTAGATGTCCCTGTTGAGGGGGCTGTGGGTAATGATGTTATAGAGCAAATGAGAGGTCAAATTCAAGAGTTAAGAGATTGGAGGGATGATGCTCTGGCCAATAGGGCAGTTGGTGGGGGTAATTCAACTCGCTCTTATATTTATGTCCCTCGTGAACGTCAGATTCAACCCTTTTGCGGGGAGTACAACAAAGATGGGAGGTCTGTAGAAGAGTTTATTGAGGAGGTAGAAAGGGTTCTACGGGCCAGAGATCAAACCCAGGAAGAACAGTTGGACTTTATTATTTCACATCTGAGGGGGCCCGCACTTGAAGAGGTGCGTTTATGTGTGGGAAACCAGTCCAGACAGGCCAGTGATTTGTTTGCATTCCTACGGGAAGCGTTTGGAGAACGGCGTAGCGGGACACAATTGTTGCAGATGTTTTACAATCGCAAACAATTGGAGGGGGAAGACCTTCGAAATTACTCTCATGCTCTCTCTCGCCTATTAAGCTCTGTCACAAAACAGTCCCCAGGTGGTCTGGCTAATGAGCAGGGAATTTTACGTGATCAGTTTGTGGAGGGTGTGCGAGATGCTGCATTAAGGCGAGAGCTGCGTAAAACAATCAGAGAAAAGCCCCAGTTGACCCTGCTTGAGATACGTAATGAAGCCATTCTTTGGTCAATGGAAGAGAGCAGGCCGATTAGAGTTGCAAATAATCGACCCATCCATTCAGAAGTTCTGAGTGAAACTAAGGATAATGCTGCCGGGTCTGAGGCTCAAACATCCACTGTGTTAAATGATATTTTACAAGTGATTACACGGCAGGACAAGCGAATAAGTGAGCAAGAGCAAACCATTTCAGAGCTCACTAAGGCGGTAAAGGAGTTGACTGCACAACGATCAGTGTCAGTTCCGCAAAATTTTGTGCCCTCGTCAAAGTCTCCTCCCAGGTTTACAGAGGAGGGAGAACCTATCTGTTTCCGATGCAATGAGGTTGGGCATATTGCTAGGCGCTGCACTATGAGACGGGGTGGGAGACCCAAGAGTACTCCCAGGACCAATGAAAGGCAAGAAAACCCAGGTCCTTCCATGGCGCTGAGTCAGGCAACGCAAGGGGCAGTGTCTGGTTCACCGCCTGAGGGAACCAGTCGAGATAGGTTCCTTGAACGAGCAGTTGGAACGTGCCCTATGGTGGACTTGAAAATCAGGGGTGTGCTAGTGTCATGTCTGCTCGACACTGGTAGTCAGGTTAGTACCATCACAGAGGGATTCTTCCGAGAGCATCTGTTTGGTAATGAGAGTGATGTGTTGTCAACTTCAGGTTGGCTGAAGATCACAGCAGCCAACGGTTTAGACATTCCTTATTTGGGTTACATGGAGCTGGACGTGGAGGTTATGGGGATGACTTTGCCTGAGTGTGGCTTCTTGATTGTTAAAGAAACTCCTAGTCCATCGTCTATGGCTGTGCTTATAGGAATGAACATTATTAGTAAGTGCCGACAGATTGTTCACGCTGAATTTGACACTGCATTAGGTGGGAGACTAGACTCCAACTGGAGGGTAGCCTTCCAGCAGGCCCAATCGGTTGAGTTAGTGGAGCGAGTTTCATTCGCTCTTGTCGCAGGTAAGACTCCTGCCCATGTGCCTGCTTGGTCTGCAGCCACTGTCCTGATCAGGGGTgtggaatctaaaaaaaaaagggatggCTCTGCATGGTTGGTTGAACCAGTGAACACACCCTTGCCAGGAGGTTTGGTTGTAGTACCTACCTTGGTCACATCAGAGTTACCTTTGTGTCCAGTGAGAGTACTTAACCTGTCTCAGGAAGACCTTTGGCTTCAGCCCAGAGCTCGTTTGGGTATGGTGTCTCTGATAGATGGTAGCACTGCGGGTTCATCCTGCGAAGTGAAGTTTCAGCGAATCTCCGCAGACACAGAACGGGTCACTGTTGGTGTCGGTCAGTGTTCTGAACCCCCCATCCAATCGGTCTTGGATCATGTCGACATGGGAGGCACGCCTGAACAGCAGGTTCAGCTAAAAGCGGTTCTTGAGAAGTATTTAGGTGTATTTGCTTTGGACGATGATGATCTAGGTTATACAGATAAGGTTCAACACGAGATACATTTGACTGATGACGTTCCGGTGAATCAGCCTTATCGACGCATTCCACCCAATCAATACCAAGAGGTTAGAGAGCATATCACAAAGTTACTGAAGAAGGGTGTCATTCAAGAGAGTGTGAGTGCTTATGCCTCGCCAGTGGTATTAGTTCGCAAAACCGATGGGTCACTACGTTTGTGCGTAGATTATAGGAAGCTCAATGCAAAGACAAGGCGTGATGCATTTCCGCTACCTAGAATTGACGAGAGCTTTGATGCCCTCCGGGGAGCAAAGTTTTTCTCAACTGTGGACTTGGCCTCTGGTTATCATCAGATTGCGGTGAGTGACCGGGATAGAGCCAAGACGGCATTCACGACACCCTTTGGTTTATTTGAGTACCGGAGGATGCCGTTTGGGGTCTGTAATGGACCGTCGACCTTTCAGCGGCTTATGCAAGCTGTCATGAGCGATCTGATCTTTCAGGTGTTGATAGTGTACTTAGATGACATCTTGTTGTTTTCACAAACATTTGAAGAACATCTAGAAAGACTGGAGATGGTGCTGAAGCGGTTGGCAGAGACTGGTTTAAAGGTGAAGCTAGGGAAGTGTCGATTTCTCCAAGACACTGTGCGCTTCCTTGGTCATCAGGTGTCAGTGCAGGGGATTTCACCTGACCCTGACAAGGTTGCTGCAGTTAGTAATTGGAAGATCCCGGAGAATGTCAAGGAGTTGAGGTCATTTCTGGGGTTCTGCAGCTATTATAGGAAGTTTATTGAGGGATTTTCAAAGATAGCTGGACCCTTACATGACCTGGTAAATTTTTGTCTGAGGGAAGGCAGGTGTGCCAGAAGTGGTCGTCACTTTAGTACTCTGTGGTCTAGTGAATGTGATTGTGCATTCAATCAGTTAAAGGATAGACTGACAATAGCCCCGGTACTTGGTTTCGCAGATTTCAGTTGCCCTTTCATCCTTGAAACAGACGCGAGCCAGAATGGGTTAGGTGCCATCTTATATCAGAAACAGGGTGATGAGAAGCGGGTCATTGCGTACGCCAGCCGTAGGTTGCGTAATGCAGAGAAAAATGATCGCAACTACAGTAGCATGAAGCTCGAGCTACTGGCCCTCAAGTGGGCAGTAGTTGAGAAGTTTCGTGGCTATTTACTTGGGTCCTGGTTTGAAGTGATCACAGATAATAATCCGCTCTGTCACTTGCAAACCGCCAAGTTAGGAGCGATTGAGCAGAGGTGGGTAGCACAGCTTTCTGTCTTCAATTTCGAGGTGAAATACAGACCGGGAAAGAGTAATGCTGCAGCCGATGCGCTGTCTAGGCAGGAGTTTGCAGGGGAGCCTGAATCTGATCCGGACGCTGACTGGAATGAGTGTATAGCGATTTGCAGTGTGATTAGTCGGGGTACAGCCTTGGGACCTGAACTCGCATTTAAGGGTGTTGAGTGCGCCAGGTTGAGGCAGATCCGTGCATTGGAGGCTGGAGAACAAGCTGGCACTGGTCTCCAAGGAAACACTCATACACTCCCTGGCTATACTAGGGAACAGCTGGTTGAGTTTCAGAAAAGCGACCCTGTTCTGAGAGAATTTAGAAGATTCTGGGACAAGAAAATGAGACCAGTGCACCCAGAAAGAAAGTCGTTATCTAAGTCAGCGAAGTGTCTTCTGAAGCAGTGGAGTTTTATCAGAGAACGTAATGGGTTACTGTATCGGGTAGTAGATTTTTCTTCTGAGGAGAGCTGTTGGCAGTTGTTGTTGCCAGCGTGTTTGAAAGAGCGAGTGCTGCTGAGTGTGCATGACGATATGGGGCACCAGGGCATTGAACGGACTGTGGGGTTGTTGAAGCAGAGATGTTTTTGGTCTGGTATGTATGAAGATGTGGAGGAATGGGTAAAGAAGTGTCAACGGTGCATCCTCACAAAGATGCCGCAGCCCAAAGTCCGTGCCCCTGTGAGAGCATTTTTGGCTTCCAGGCCCCTTGAAGTAATTGCGGTGGACTTTACTGTCCTAGAGCCTGCTTCTGACGGGCGTGAAAATGTTCTGGTTGTCACAGATGTTTTCACAAAGTTTACACAGGCATTTCCCACCAAAGATCAAAAGGCCGATACCACAGCAAAGGTCTTGTTGAAGGAGTGGTTTATGAAGTATGGCGTCCCGGAGAGGTTGCACTCCGATCAAGGCAGAAATTTTGAAAG
This sequence is a window from Carassius auratus strain Wakin chromosome 43, ASM336829v1, whole genome shotgun sequence. Protein-coding genes within it:
- the LOC113061745 gene encoding uncharacterized protein LOC113061745; protein product: MSDTDELPAGGVDVPVEGAVGNDVIEQMRGQIQELRDWRDDALANRAVGGGNSTRSYIYVPRERQIQPFCGEYNKDGRSVEEFIEEVERVLRARDQTQEEQLDFIISHLRGPALEEVRLCVGNQSRQASDLFAFLREAFGERRSGTQLLQMFYNRKQLEGEDLRNYSHALSRLLSSVTKQSPGGLANEQGILRDQFVEGVRDAALRRELRKTIREKPQLTLLEIRNEAILWSMEESRPIRVANNRPIHSEVLSETKDNAAGSEAQTSTVLNDILQVITRQDKRISEQEQTISELTKAVKELTAQRSVSVPQNFVPSSKSPPRFTEEGEPICFRCNEVGHIARRCTMRRGGRPKSTPRTNERQENPGPSMALSQATQGAVSGSPPEGTSRDRFLERAVGTCPMVDLKIRGVLVSCLLDTGSQVSTITEGFFREHLFGNESDVLSTSGWLKITAANGLDIPYLGYMELDVEVMGMTLPECGFLIVKETPSPSSMAVLIGMNIISKCRQIVHAEFDTALGGRLDSNWRVAFQQAQSVELVERVSFALVAGKTPAHVPAWSAATVLIRGVESKKKRDGSAWLVEPVNTPLPGGLVVVPTLVTSELPLCPVRVLNLSQEDLWLQPRARLGMVSLIDGSTAGSSCEVKFQRISADTERVTVGVGQCSEPPIQSVLDHVDMGGTPEQQVQLKAVLEKYLGVFALDDDDLGYTDKVQHEIHLTDDVPVNQPYRRIPPNQYQEVREHITKLLKKGVIQESVSAYASPVVLVRKTDGSLRLCVDYRKLNAKTRRDAFPLPRIDESFDALRGAKFFSTVDLASGYHQIAVSDRDRAKTAFTTPFGLFEYRRMPFGVCNGPSTFQRLMQAVMSDLIFQVLIVYLDDILLFSQTFEEHLERLEMVLKRLAETGLKVKLGKCRFLQDTVRFLGHQVSVQGISPDPDKVAAVSNWKIPENVKELRSFLGFCSYYRKFIEGFSKIAGPLHDLVNFCLREGRCARSGRHFSTLWSSECDCAFNQLKDRLTIAPVLGFADFSCPFILETDASQNGLGAILYQKQGDEKRVIAYASRRLRNAEKNDRNYSSMKLELLALKWAVVEKFRGYLLGSWFEVITDNNPLCHLQTAKLGAIEQRWVAQLSVFNFEVKYRPGKSNAAADALSRQEFAGEPESDPDADWNECIAICSVISRGTALGPELAFKGVECARLRQIRALEAGEQAGTGLQGNTHTLPGYTREQLVEFQKSDPVLREFRRFWDKKMRPVHPERKSLSKSAKCLLKQWSFIRERNGLLYRVVDFSSEESCWQLLLPACLKERVLLSVHDDMGHQGIERTVGLLKQRCFWSGMYEDVEEWVKKCQRCILTKMPQPKVRAPVRAFLASRPLEVIAVDFTVLEPASDGRENVLVVTDVFTKFTQAFPTKDQKADTTAKVLLKEWFMKYGVPERLHSDQGRNFESEVIAELCRLYGVKKTRTTPYRPQGNAQCERYNRTLHNLLRTLPPERKRRWPEYLPELVHAYNVTPHATTGFSPYYLLFGVQPHLPIDALLGGEEVSEGKQDWLSVHQERLRYAHEKAREYSEEKALERVTRLNEKAFCPQVGVGELVYLRQRFPGRNKIQDAWSPIVYRVVEVIGTTYTVEPLEGGPSKKVHRSELRPGAVPTPRPRSRDRSQPDTQQVTMVENDTSEPDFVVVEEVVQPSVRGATNIQVNSEAPGTLGSSEGNQVPVSSDTGRDFAESDGVALNAEVADEVIRSLGFETGEMCDRVQREVPVPAVRRSKRATAGVHTNPFHAPRSACNAVSVSTDMVSQVLTSIGTALFEKALRGAMNTEFITE